In one window of Pseudomonas putida DNA:
- a CDS encoding phage tail protein encodes MIRMKLPFWLGGAELAKLTAAAQSWWEKVKGWVQWPLLQADAETCHLTILDLMAWQRDITRFSNEPERLYRLRVKYAFINAVDAGSTAGLKRILRRLGVGYIEIDERMPDRDWDVVLLRLSDSQLSENPELLRVLVQQYGRTCRRYDFVSITPVTLRVLAADFNDDQQTLVASL; translated from the coding sequence ATGATTCGCATGAAACTGCCGTTCTGGCTCGGCGGTGCCGAGCTGGCCAAGCTCACCGCAGCGGCGCAGTCCTGGTGGGAAAAGGTGAAAGGCTGGGTCCAGTGGCCGCTCCTGCAGGCCGACGCCGAGACCTGCCACCTGACCATCCTGGATCTGATGGCCTGGCAGCGGGACATCACCCGCTTCAGCAACGAGCCCGAGCGCCTGTATCGCCTGCGCGTGAAGTACGCCTTCATCAACGCGGTGGACGCGGGCAGCACGGCAGGCCTCAAGCGCATCTTGCGCCGCCTGGGCGTGGGCTACATCGAGATCGATGAGCGCATGCCCGATCGGGACTGGGACGTGGTGCTCCTGCGCCTTTCCGACTCGCAGCTGTCGGAAAACCCCGAGCTGCTGCGCGTCCTGGTGCAGCAGTACGGGCGCACGTGCCGCCGCTATGACTTCGTGTCGATCACCCCTGTGACGCTGCGCGTGCTCGCAGCCGACTTCAACGACGACCAGCAGACGCTGGTCGCCAGCCTGTAG
- a CDS encoding helix-turn-helix domain-containing protein → MPIIIRLDVVMARNKIRSKDLAEIIGITEANLSLLKNGKIKGFKIETLEKLCRALNCQPGDLLEFSEE, encoded by the coding sequence ATGCCGATAATCATCCGCCTCGACGTCGTCATGGCCCGGAACAAGATCCGTTCCAAGGACCTGGCGGAAATCATCGGCATAACGGAAGCGAACCTGTCGCTGCTGAAGAACGGCAAGATCAAGGGCTTCAAGATCGAAACCCTCGAGAAGCTGTGTCGCGCGCTGAACTGCCAACCCGGCGACCTGCTGGAGTTCAGCGAGGAATGA
- a CDS encoding baseplate J/gp47 family protein has protein sequence MSDVDFRRALSDAGIPTNEAGLRQAWEAEVAAQGSKLSNTSAYSPFWRVVTALVTKPVMWLLTFLSDTVLPNFFVKTASGAWLDTLAWAVNTERKGATKAQGVLLFTRENTAGELQMPAGVIVQSAAINGHVYQLVTIEDATFPDGRLQVSVKVSAREVGSGYNLAPGYYAILLEPVPGIAQVINADDWMTAPGADPEPDDQLRLRVRNQFSAVNQWHTDAVYRAMIAAFPGVRPDGIYFEHGAPRGPGSANAYVLFDAGVPAESFLEQINAHIRDGGNHGHGDDLVVFVMPETPHAISVTVWPRPNLTALQTQALQDNIALFIRAAFRESTASDYRPTLTYPQSRFSLSRLGEELHQVFPEIESLRFAGEDIVSQLDIPRIATLQVTFA, from the coding sequence GTGAGTGACGTAGATTTCCGCCGGGCGCTGAGCGATGCCGGCATTCCGACGAACGAGGCAGGCCTGCGCCAAGCCTGGGAGGCCGAGGTGGCCGCCCAGGGCAGCAAGCTGAGCAACACCAGCGCATACAGCCCGTTCTGGCGGGTCGTGACCGCGCTTGTGACCAAGCCTGTCATGTGGCTGCTGACGTTCCTGAGCGACACCGTCCTGCCCAACTTTTTCGTCAAGACGGCCAGCGGTGCCTGGCTGGACACCCTGGCGTGGGCGGTGAACACCGAGCGCAAGGGCGCAACCAAGGCCCAGGGCGTGCTGCTGTTCACCCGCGAGAACACCGCCGGCGAGCTGCAGATGCCCGCCGGCGTGATCGTGCAGTCCGCTGCGATCAACGGGCACGTCTACCAGCTGGTGACGATCGAGGACGCGACGTTCCCAGACGGGCGCCTGCAGGTGTCGGTCAAAGTCAGCGCCCGCGAGGTCGGCAGCGGCTACAACCTGGCCCCGGGGTATTACGCGATCCTACTCGAGCCGGTACCGGGGATTGCCCAGGTCATCAACGCAGACGACTGGATGACTGCACCGGGTGCGGATCCGGAACCGGACGACCAGTTGCGCCTTCGCGTCCGTAACCAGTTCAGTGCGGTGAACCAGTGGCACACCGACGCCGTGTATCGCGCCATGATCGCCGCGTTCCCGGGCGTGCGGCCCGATGGGATCTACTTCGAACACGGCGCGCCACGCGGTCCTGGTAGCGCGAACGCCTACGTGCTGTTCGACGCCGGCGTGCCGGCGGAATCGTTCCTGGAGCAGATCAACGCCCACATCCGCGACGGCGGGAACCATGGCCATGGTGATGACCTGGTCGTGTTCGTCATGCCGGAAACCCCGCATGCCATCAGCGTGACCGTGTGGCCCCGGCCAAACCTCACCGCCCTGCAGACCCAAGCCCTGCAGGACAACATCGCGCTATTCATCCGCGCCGCGTTCCGCGAAAGCACCGCCAGCGACTACCGCCCGACCCTGACCTACCCACAGTCGCGCTTTTCATTGAGCCGCCTGGGCGAGGAGCTGCACCAGGTGTTTCCCGAAATCGAGTCGCTGCGCTTCGCCGGCGAAGACATCGTGTCGCAGCTGGATATCCCCCGCATCGCAACCCTGCAGGTGACGTTCGCATGA
- a CDS encoding phage tail protein, translated as MARITLAGESLIAQKQGAKEVLHITRFIYANVPGLDPEKPIDRAAAKPPAAQIVHTYEIPAENSGYVNPNQVVYSSMLGSDIGDFDWNWLGLESAEGVLFAVAYLPLQQKRRNIPPVQIGNNITRNILVEYSGAQELTGISIDASTWQHDFTVRLAGIDERERLSNRDVYGRACFFNDALQVIGTPETGYQVKAGTAYVEGIRLDAKAASIMPPALPTTAWLDVVLERQLSDVVARWAVVFGGANAFGDWKDALGVQHYCVPLADLSAAGIVDRRGVEVIDGPLVKHFASARSVAEVRQRVADLEDGTTPAGKAHRWASARRVAFLGDATGQADIDGSINVGIRLTLADSGVIPGAWAKPVVNAKGQVIGNQLLLPSDIPALDWSKINSGKPTTLAGYGITDALHTGHSDQVPRFYSPVPGETYQTPALEIREVGLVQSASRAFEYAPRLGFHWGTVTAGTLAMTSNGVLCWNGNVIWSEDNFNPNSKANKATTLAGYGITDAIRRGEVGLGSSAAPVSPIDTVGLPGGFHSFTDGATSLTNYCSVLNMPYAASTHAAQLAFQQGGPNVRMLARSTKNDGSWTPTVELFHTGNLNPEVILPVGSLVTSFSRTAPPGCLRSNGAAVSRTTYSRLYAEIGTLYGAGDGVNTFNLPDTRGVFFRDMDDGRGFDVGRVQSTLQYSQNQSHNHYAVTGENGWHYHPGSSVSIGESGTHPHTLRMGSNDVAGIYPDLVAPGGGPVRSIQAVDPGGNHVHSASLVMLGDGVHAHTVTVDPSGGNESRPVNMALYTYIKY; from the coding sequence GTGGCCAGAATCACCCTCGCCGGCGAAAGCCTGATTGCCCAGAAGCAGGGGGCAAAGGAAGTCCTGCACATCACCCGTTTCATCTACGCCAACGTGCCCGGGCTGGATCCTGAAAAGCCGATCGACCGCGCTGCAGCGAAGCCGCCGGCAGCGCAGATCGTTCACACCTACGAAATCCCGGCAGAGAACAGCGGGTACGTGAACCCGAACCAGGTCGTCTACAGCTCGATGCTGGGCAGCGATATCGGGGACTTCGACTGGAACTGGCTGGGCCTGGAGTCCGCCGAGGGCGTTCTGTTCGCCGTGGCCTATCTGCCGCTGCAGCAGAAGCGGCGCAACATCCCACCGGTGCAGATCGGCAACAACATCACCCGCAACATCCTGGTGGAGTACAGCGGCGCCCAGGAGCTGACCGGGATCTCCATCGATGCCAGCACCTGGCAGCATGATTTCACCGTACGCCTGGCCGGGATTGATGAGCGCGAGCGTCTGAGCAATCGCGACGTGTACGGGCGCGCCTGTTTCTTCAACGATGCGCTGCAGGTGATCGGCACGCCCGAGACCGGGTACCAGGTCAAAGCGGGAACGGCTTACGTCGAGGGTATTCGGCTCGACGCTAAAGCAGCATCAATCATGCCGCCGGCGCTGCCGACCACAGCCTGGTTGGACGTTGTCCTGGAACGACAACTGAGCGACGTGGTAGCCCGCTGGGCGGTGGTGTTCGGCGGCGCCAACGCGTTCGGCGACTGGAAAGACGCGCTGGGGGTGCAGCACTACTGCGTACCGCTGGCCGACCTCAGCGCTGCAGGTATCGTCGATCGGCGCGGTGTGGAAGTGATCGATGGACCGCTGGTCAAGCATTTTGCCTCTGCGCGATCGGTCGCAGAGGTCCGCCAGCGGGTCGCCGACCTCGAAGACGGCACCACCCCAGCGGGCAAAGCCCACCGGTGGGCCTCGGCGCGCCGGGTGGCCTTCCTGGGCGATGCAACCGGCCAGGCCGACATCGACGGGTCGATAAACGTGGGTATTCGCCTGACTCTGGCGGATAGCGGCGTCATACCTGGCGCCTGGGCGAAGCCCGTCGTGAACGCAAAGGGGCAAGTCATCGGTAACCAGCTGCTGCTGCCGAGCGATATCCCTGCACTCGACTGGAGCAAGATCAACAGCGGGAAGCCCACCACGCTGGCCGGCTACGGCATCACCGATGCATTGCACACCGGTCATTCGGATCAGGTGCCCCGCTTCTACTCTCCGGTGCCTGGCGAGACCTATCAAACGCCGGCGCTGGAGATCCGGGAAGTAGGCTTGGTTCAGAGCGCAAGCAGAGCGTTCGAGTACGCTCCCCGCCTCGGTTTTCATTGGGGAACGGTCACCGCTGGAACCTTGGCCATGACTTCCAACGGGGTATTGTGTTGGAACGGCAACGTGATATGGAGCGAAGACAACTTCAATCCCAACAGCAAGGCCAACAAAGCCACCACCCTGGCAGGGTATGGCATCACCGACGCGATTCGGCGGGGTGAGGTAGGGCTGGGGTCCAGTGCAGCACCGGTCAGCCCGATCGACACGGTAGGACTACCCGGCGGCTTCCATTCATTCACGGATGGCGCGACCAGCCTGACCAACTACTGCAGCGTGCTGAACATGCCGTACGCGGCCTCAACTCATGCGGCCCAGCTGGCATTCCAGCAAGGCGGCCCGAATGTCCGAATGCTTGCGCGTTCCACAAAGAATGACGGCAGCTGGACCCCCACCGTCGAGCTGTTCCACACGGGCAACCTGAACCCTGAAGTGATCCTGCCGGTGGGCAGCCTGGTCACCTCGTTCAGCAGAACCGCGCCGCCCGGATGCCTGCGGAGCAATGGCGCGGCAGTCAGTCGAACGACCTATTCCCGCCTCTATGCCGAGATCGGCACCCTGTACGGGGCAGGTGACGGCGTGAATACCTTCAACTTGCCCGACACCCGGGGCGTGTTCTTTCGCGACATGGATGATGGCCGTGGATTCGACGTAGGGCGGGTGCAAAGCACCTTGCAGTACAGCCAGAACCAGAGCCACAACCACTACGCCGTCACGGGCGAAAACGGTTGGCACTACCACCCGGGGTCGTCGGTATCCATCGGTGAGTCCGGCACTCACCCTCATACCCTTCGCATGGGTAGCAACGACGTAGCGGGCATCTACCCGGATTTGGTCGCCCCAGGTGGTGGACCAGTGCGTTCCATCCAAGCCGTAGATCCAGGCGGAAATCACGTCCACAGCGCGTCTTTGGTCATGCTGGGGGACGGCGTTCATGCCCACACCGTCACCGTCGATCCGTCAGGCGGCAACGAATCCAGGCCTGTGAACATGGCCCTGTACACCTACATCAAGTATTGA
- a CDS encoding lysozyme has protein sequence MSLRNKILTGAVALVLSSSTLMAFLGKWEGEGQNVVYADKLARGLPTVCKGITRYTSPYPVIVGDYWSPARCAEVEQLVTRKGQLALADCLTNERISQNTFDALSSHGHNVGTPSTCASRALVLINLGRIKEGCRALAWGADGRPVWAYVTDAAGRKVFVPGLHARRLEEAALCAA, from the coding sequence ATGAGCCTGCGTAACAAGATCCTGACCGGGGCCGTCGCCCTGGTGCTGAGCAGCAGCACGCTGATGGCGTTCCTGGGCAAGTGGGAAGGCGAAGGGCAGAACGTCGTCTACGCCGACAAGCTTGCCCGGGGCCTGCCGACCGTCTGCAAGGGCATCACTCGCTACACCAGCCCGTATCCGGTGATCGTCGGCGACTACTGGTCGCCGGCGCGCTGCGCCGAGGTCGAGCAGCTGGTGACGCGCAAGGGGCAACTGGCCCTGGCCGACTGCCTGACCAATGAGCGCATCAGCCAGAACACGTTCGACGCCCTGTCCAGCCACGGACACAACGTCGGCACGCCATCGACCTGCGCAAGCCGCGCCCTGGTGCTGATCAACCTCGGGCGTATCAAGGAAGGCTGCCGGGCACTGGCCTGGGGCGCCGATGGCCGCCCCGTGTGGGCCTACGTCACCGACGCCGCTGGCCGCAAGGTGTTTGTACCCGGGCTGCACGCGCGCAGGCTTGAGGAGGCCGCCCTGTGCGCGGCCTGA
- a CDS encoding NYN domain-containing protein, protein MRTACFVDGYNLFYGLLAGSQHKWLDLPSLLAHILRVEDPKNTLSSVSFFTSGVMPKLASRGNLSKQAQDSYLRALLARGATVAYGRHQLEPRRAPRFVDKTTPPSRLDQVDIWKLEEKETDVHIAISMYRLATRQAALPPEERIEQLVLVSADTDMTPALRAIREDFPDLRVGVILPHREGVNRTIPGSLKEHSHWMRRVVTTEELAAHQFPDRVPTTKKPAIKPEYW, encoded by the coding sequence TTGCGTACAGCGTGCTTTGTAGACGGATACAACTTGTTTTATGGGCTGCTTGCTGGCTCACAGCACAAGTGGCTCGACCTGCCCTCTTTACTTGCCCACATTCTTCGCGTTGAAGACCCGAAGAATACATTGTCGTCGGTAAGCTTTTTCACATCTGGTGTGATGCCAAAGCTTGCCAGCCGCGGCAACCTCTCCAAACAAGCTCAGGACAGTTACCTACGGGCGTTACTCGCCCGAGGCGCGACTGTCGCTTATGGCAGGCACCAACTGGAACCGCGCCGGGCTCCTCGCTTCGTTGACAAGACGACACCGCCCTCAAGGCTCGACCAGGTAGATATCTGGAAGCTCGAAGAAAAGGAAACGGACGTTCACATCGCCATCAGTATGTATCGGCTTGCAACACGTCAGGCAGCCCTTCCCCCCGAGGAACGAATCGAGCAGTTGGTGCTTGTCTCGGCTGATACGGACATGACACCTGCACTGAGGGCCATCAGAGAGGACTTTCCTGATCTCAGAGTCGGCGTCATTTTGCCCCACCGGGAGGGGGTCAATCGGACAATCCCGGGCTCGCTGAAAGAGCACTCGCATTGGATGCGCCGTGTTGTGACAACAGAAGAGCTTGCCGCTCATCAATTCCCCGACCGCGTGCCGACGACCAAGAAGCCCGCGATCAAGCCTGAGTACTGGTAA
- a CDS encoding putative phage tail assembly chaperone, with translation MTERAEITLEIGGEDFDFVMDTALVTKYINGLTQANKVAPSHNLLMNAVVQDQKAKLKPLLSHPTTAMEIAGALVEEFSPKVEVVVKKRSSTLSA, from the coding sequence ATGACCGAACGCGCTGAAATCACCCTGGAAATCGGCGGCGAAGACTTCGACTTCGTCATGGATACCGCCCTGGTGACCAAGTACATCAACGGCCTGACCCAAGCGAACAAGGTCGCCCCGTCCCACAACCTGCTGATGAACGCTGTGGTCCAGGACCAGAAAGCCAAGCTCAAGCCGCTGCTGTCGCACCCCACCACCGCGATGGAGATCGCCGGCGCCCTGGTTGAAGAGTTCTCGCCGAAAGTCGAGGTCGTCGTAAAAAAGCGCTCGAGCACGCTGAGCGCCTGA
- a CDS encoding DUF6890 family protein, translating into MLALGERWLPGAAPTPENLGTAKWLEDEHWRRMEIAVANGIARAFNGS; encoded by the coding sequence CTGCTGGCCCTGGGCGAACGCTGGCTACCCGGTGCCGCCCCGACGCCCGAGAACCTGGGCACAGCCAAATGGCTGGAGGACGAGCACTGGCGGCGGATGGAAATCGCCGTAGCCAACGGTATCGCACGAGCATTCAACGGAAGCTGA
- a CDS encoding phage tail tape measure protein: protein MSANNASSRLDFILSLTDKVTAPLAKVTKGFSDLAEKGEANIKQIGTGVAGLWGSLTGIEGSLAPALEVNRALGDVRSLGVAQDALDALNAKSLDFSVAYGENAASFVSSAYKIEGAIKGLAGSQLATFTNTSNVLAKATKSDTAVMSEYVGTLYNLQKQQADAMGKSQWVEKLGGQTALAVQLFRTSGEQMKDGFKEAGAIATASGIDLAEQMAVLGSLSSTMESGDAGGRYKAFFENISNASDKLGIKFTDTNGKVLPMLDILAKLQGKFGDLRNAAANNKLVEAFGGEGAQVIGALAQDTDRLKNGIDQLGKVRGLEQAEKMAAAMVDPWQQLGAAVQALRIAFGQALIPMLQPLMTRLVDIGKTLTRWTQLFPNITRVMGIATLATLAITAAISTLSIVVGLSKMAMLGLNVVWALLTWTGWRSIAMFIAHSIQCVLLVARVLAMIAVIGLAKGAMLLWQGAIWLVNAAMMANPVGLVIAGIAALIALVVAAVVYWDEWTSALMNTQAFQWVADQVQQLANWFGSMGGWGAMAQSAWDGIVAIFQKAISGLIDMLNKIPGVNIETTFGDVPTPPSVPQIPGQAVPIGVTPMPAPALTLPEPRALMTVQPEAPLMAALPAAAEPPAPVAKVLEQQPKTLPGAALAPAAIAPAAALPPAVEPIAPLLKRMEAMPAAPVQVEVTAPIEQAERSRERLAQAAPSITPVRPNAVPQGGLMKQIQNNTQSQDRRMHVEKVEINNGSKPMTPLELENMIGMAVG from the coding sequence ATGAGCGCGAACAACGCATCCAGCCGCCTGGACTTCATCCTGTCGCTGACTGACAAAGTCACCGCACCCCTGGCCAAGGTGACCAAGGGTTTCAGTGACCTGGCGGAAAAGGGCGAAGCCAACATCAAACAGATCGGTACCGGCGTGGCGGGCCTGTGGGGCTCGCTGACCGGCATCGAGGGCTCGCTGGCACCGGCCCTGGAGGTGAATCGCGCCTTGGGCGATGTTCGCTCGCTGGGCGTGGCCCAGGACGCCCTGGACGCGCTCAACGCCAAGTCCCTGGACTTTTCCGTTGCCTACGGCGAGAACGCCGCGTCGTTCGTCTCCTCGGCGTACAAGATCGAGGGCGCCATCAAAGGCCTGGCCGGCTCCCAGCTGGCCACCTTCACCAACACCAGCAACGTGCTCGCCAAAGCCACCAAGTCCGACACAGCGGTGATGAGCGAGTACGTGGGCACGCTGTACAACCTGCAGAAGCAGCAGGCCGACGCCATGGGCAAAAGCCAGTGGGTCGAAAAGCTGGGCGGCCAGACCGCCCTGGCGGTCCAGCTGTTCAGGACCAGCGGCGAGCAGATGAAAGACGGCTTCAAGGAAGCGGGCGCGATCGCCACCGCCTCGGGCATCGACCTGGCCGAACAGATGGCAGTCCTGGGCAGCCTGTCCAGCACGATGGAGAGCGGCGACGCCGGCGGACGGTACAAGGCCTTTTTCGAGAACATCAGCAACGCCTCGGACAAGCTGGGGATCAAGTTCACCGACACCAACGGCAAGGTTCTGCCGATGCTCGACATCCTGGCCAAGCTGCAGGGCAAGTTCGGGGATCTGCGCAACGCTGCAGCGAACAACAAGCTGGTCGAGGCCTTCGGCGGTGAAGGTGCCCAGGTGATCGGCGCCCTGGCCCAGGACACTGACCGCCTCAAGAACGGCATTGACCAGCTCGGCAAGGTCCGGGGCCTGGAGCAGGCCGAGAAGATGGCCGCTGCCATGGTCGATCCCTGGCAGCAGCTCGGCGCGGCGGTCCAGGCGCTGCGCATCGCCTTCGGCCAGGCGCTGATACCGATGCTGCAGCCACTGATGACGCGCCTGGTCGATATCGGCAAGACGCTGACCCGCTGGACTCAACTGTTCCCGAACATCACCCGGGTGATGGGGATCGCCACCCTGGCCACGCTGGCCATCACCGCCGCGATCAGCACGCTGAGCATCGTGGTGGGCTTGAGCAAGATGGCCATGCTGGGCCTGAACGTCGTCTGGGCGCTGCTGACCTGGACCGGCTGGCGCAGCATCGCGATGTTCATCGCCCATTCCATCCAGTGCGTGCTCCTGGTCGCCCGGGTGCTCGCGATGATCGCGGTCATCGGCCTGGCCAAGGGCGCCATGCTGCTGTGGCAGGGCGCTATCTGGCTTGTCAACGCCGCCATGATGGCCAACCCCGTAGGCCTGGTGATCGCGGGCATTGCCGCCTTGATCGCCCTGGTCGTGGCCGCTGTCGTGTACTGGGACGAGTGGACCAGCGCGCTGATGAACACCCAGGCGTTCCAGTGGGTCGCTGACCAGGTGCAACAGTTGGCCAACTGGTTCGGCTCGATGGGCGGCTGGGGAGCCATGGCGCAGTCAGCATGGGATGGGATCGTGGCGATCTTTCAGAAGGCCATCAGCGGCCTGATCGACATGCTGAACAAGATCCCGGGCGTGAACATCGAGACCACTTTCGGCGACGTGCCGACGCCGCCCAGCGTGCCGCAGATCCCTGGCCAGGCTGTGCCGATCGGCGTCACGCCTATGCCAGCGCCGGCACTGACGCTGCCTGAGCCCCGGGCACTGATGACCGTCCAGCCAGAGGCCCCACTGATGGCCGCGCTGCCAGCCGCGGCTGAGCCGCCGGCACCGGTGGCCAAGGTGCTCGAGCAACAGCCCAAGACACTGCCAGGCGCAGCACTTGCGCCGGCGGCGATCGCTCCGGCCGCAGCGCTGCCACCTGCAGTCGAACCGATCGCGCCGCTGCTCAAGCGCATGGAAGCCATGCCTGCAGCGCCGGTCCAGGTCGAGGTCACCGCGCCGATCGAGCAGGCCGAACGTAGCCGCGAGCGCCTGGCACAGGCTGCGCCCAGCATCACCCCCGTTCGGCCCAATGCGGTGCCCCAGGGCGGGCTGATGAAGCAGATCCAGAACAATACACAGAGCCAGGATCGACGCATGCACGTTGAAAAGGTGGAGATCAATAACGGCAGCAAGCCAATGACCCCGCTGGAGCTGGAAAACATGATCGGCATGGCGGTGGGCTGA
- a CDS encoding lysis system i-spanin subunit Rz, protein MRGLIALLAVALVAGAAWLEFAHVLEQRDNARLERDTAQTEAAGLREAAHITGQRLAIAAANDAQHFQELTDALKRNQDLRRAVDDRDQRLLVKATCPAVRTGSGTGAAGVADAAPAELAADARSDYFTLRDQLALSQKMILGLQGHIRILCTTPPTTGAIPQ, encoded by the coding sequence GTGCGCGGCCTGATCGCTCTGCTGGCCGTGGCCCTGGTCGCCGGCGCGGCCTGGCTTGAGTTCGCGCATGTGCTCGAGCAGCGCGACAACGCCCGATTGGAGCGCGACACCGCGCAAACAGAAGCTGCAGGCCTGCGCGAAGCCGCGCACATCACCGGGCAGCGCCTGGCGATCGCCGCCGCCAACGACGCCCAACACTTCCAGGAACTGACCGATGCACTCAAACGCAACCAGGATCTGCGCCGCGCTGTTGATGATCGTGATCAGCGGCTGCTCGTCAAAGCCACCTGCCCCGCAGTGCGTACCGGCTCCGGTACCGGCGCCGCCGGCGTGGCTGATGCAGCCCCCGCCGAACTCGCAGCAGACGCTCGATCGGATTATTTCACCCTCCGGGATCAGCTCGCCCTCAGCCAGAAAATGATTCTCGGCCTGCAGGGCCACATCCGCATCCTTTGCACGACCCCACCCACTACAGGAGCAATACCGCAATGA
- a CDS encoding TraR/DksA family transcriptional regulator, with protein MVCPFDRAQALEQRQRDQAIAAARGRGPATGPSLTHCDDCGDEIPEARRALGGMTRCVPCQSTFEKRGQR; from the coding sequence ATGGTCTGCCCTTTCGACCGCGCCCAGGCCCTGGAACAGCGTCAGCGTGACCAGGCGATCGCCGCTGCTCGAGGCAGAGGGCCGGCGACAGGGCCAAGCCTCACCCATTGCGACGATTGCGGCGACGAGATCCCGGAGGCGCGCCGCGCCCTGGGCGGCATGACCCGCTGCGTCCCGTGCCAATCCACTTTCGAGAAAAGGGGCCAGCGATGA
- a CDS encoding DUF2590 family protein codes for MSEYIDLLIQDNDLVLDPSRQPLLIEDRASIAQDIAHMIRESGLLVTLVAERSRQRQADCILQLELLVEDDERLVPGTARILEDRPGVYLVTAKTLKFGDIEVFL; via the coding sequence ATGAGCGAGTACATCGACCTTTTGATCCAGGACAACGACCTGGTCCTGGATCCCTCCCGCCAGCCGCTGCTGATCGAGGACCGGGCCAGCATCGCCCAGGACATCGCCCACATGATCCGCGAGAGCGGCCTGCTGGTGACCCTGGTGGCAGAGCGCAGCCGCCAACGCCAAGCCGATTGCATCCTGCAGCTGGAGCTGCTGGTGGAAGACGACGAACGCCTGGTACCGGGCACCGCCCGGATCCTCGAGGACCGACCAGGCGTGTACCTGGTCACGGCCAAAACCCTGAAATTCGGCGACATCGAGGTGTTTCTGTGA
- a CDS encoding RelA/SpoT domain-containing protein, with amino-acid sequence MNQDELLAAANITEDEFKRSGCTFENLAAIYEHYQRIQPPLISAAKMIASTIQTFEKVHSVRWRVKEPLHLIKKIVRKNLEKDPQEKWIHVSPDNYLSVVTDLIGVRALHLFKDECAPIDQSIRDYWELAEEVIAYVRAGEEPHDAISASGAVKKDHDGGYRSIHYIVKIQPAKLTFYAELQVRTIFQEGWSEVDHTVRYPDFSDNAQIAIFLRLFSGLAGSADEMGLFAKDLNQLLKDAEAEKFQLITDHQRIAAELEDATRNVDATLARLESLESKDEQSQKIIKQLKKDIQKLKATEDRAGASHFGISKHGLERGIMYSGKGISHFLDLVKDRRD; translated from the coding sequence ATGAATCAGGACGAACTTCTCGCTGCTGCAAACATCACGGAAGACGAGTTTAAAAGATCAGGCTGCACATTCGAAAACCTTGCCGCGATATATGAGCACTACCAAAGGATTCAGCCACCTCTCATTTCTGCAGCAAAGATGATTGCGTCTACGATTCAGACATTCGAGAAAGTCCACTCCGTACGCTGGCGCGTAAAAGAACCACTTCATCTGATAAAAAAAATTGTCCGCAAAAATCTTGAGAAAGACCCCCAGGAAAAATGGATACATGTGTCTCCCGACAACTACCTTAGTGTAGTTACAGACCTAATCGGCGTGCGCGCACTTCATCTATTCAAGGACGAATGCGCTCCGATAGATCAGAGCATCCGAGACTACTGGGAGCTAGCAGAGGAAGTGATTGCCTACGTCCGCGCAGGAGAAGAGCCACACGATGCAATTTCCGCTAGCGGCGCCGTTAAAAAGGATCATGACGGTGGTTATCGATCAATCCACTACATAGTAAAGATCCAACCGGCCAAACTTACCTTTTACGCAGAGCTACAAGTTCGAACAATTTTTCAGGAGGGCTGGAGCGAAGTCGACCACACCGTACGCTACCCGGACTTTTCAGACAATGCTCAAATAGCGATTTTCCTGAGATTGTTCTCCGGCCTCGCGGGCAGCGCAGACGAAATGGGACTTTTCGCTAAAGATCTGAACCAACTATTGAAAGATGCGGAAGCAGAAAAGTTTCAATTAATTACGGATCACCAGCGTATCGCTGCTGAACTGGAAGATGCAACGAGGAACGTTGATGCTACCCTAGCACGGCTCGAAAGCCTCGAATCCAAAGACGAACAGTCGCAAAAAATCATTAAACAGCTTAAAAAAGACATTCAAAAACTCAAAGCCACAGAAGATCGTGCTGGTGCATCGCACTTCGGAATCAGCAAGCACGGCCTTGAACGGGGAATTATGTATAGCGGGAAAGGTATCTCGCACTTTTTGGATTTAGTGAAGGATCGCCGTGATTAG